A window of Hordeum vulgare subsp. vulgare chromosome 5H, MorexV3_pseudomolecules_assembly, whole genome shotgun sequence genomic DNA:
ACTACTGTGCTTGAACTAAacttatactcccttcgttcctaaatataagtctttttagaggttccactagtggactacatacggatgtatatagacatactttagagtatagattcacttattttgctccgtatgtagacacctaatgaaatctcttaaaagacttatatttaggaacggagggagtactagcttTCTATATTTGACAGTAACACTTCAATGCTATGCTATTTTTCTCATATTTGCAGAATTACGCTCCTACTTGCTCCACGTGGTACTGGGTCTTGAACTTTCTCCAGGTACTTATATTTCTGCACCTGTTTTATCCCAGCTATACAAAAATCCATGCTGATTAACGTAGATCCTCTAAAACACTTGACCACTGGAATTTGTGTTCTAAATATCAATTTTATGATCAGATTTATGAATTACCTCATATGTCTTTATTGAACTCCAAAAAAATGTGACTACTTAAACTTAGAGATTCAAAGCCTTACATTGTCACTAGATCTGTGAGCTCAGTATATGTATTTTTTCCTACTGATTAACATGTGATTTAAGCTCCCAATTTTCTTTACCAATTTTTACAAAGTTATAATTTTGTACCACCTATATGGACCGATTTTCACTATAGATCTACTTCACTAATTCTGTTATTATAGGTAACGGAAGAGGGGTTGCTGTATTGTAACAATATTGACCATACACTGTCATAAATCTTTCTACCCATTTGCTGCAGATCCCGGTCTCTGTAGGAGTGACTATGTACGAAGCACTGGGTCTGATGAACGGGAAGAGGGTGCTGTCATCAAAGGGAGATGAGCAAACTACCCTGAAATTTCATCAGCTCTGCATATACTGCTTCTTCGGTGTCACTGCTGGGCTTGTCGGCGGTCTGCTAGGTTTGGGAGGTGGTTTCATCATGGGGCCACTGTTTTTGGAGCTTGGCATCCCTCCCCAGGTACACTCCTCGCCCCCAGTTTTCACGTTTATGCATGTCAACAAGCTATGCTTTGGCCATAAAGAATGCCTCCTTAACTGAAATCATGATAGGTTTCAAGTGCTACCGCCACATTCGCGATGATGTTCTCTGCTTCCATGTCCGTCGTGGAATACTACCTCTTGAACCGGTTTCCAGTTCCTTATGGTAACACTATCACTCTGGTTAACAACTGTTTCTTGGTAGTGCTGGACATATACTGAATCAATTTCTTGGCCTCTTCTTCAGCTGCTTACTTTGTCGCCGTGGCGTTCGTTGCTGCCATTATCGGGCAGCACGTCGTAAGGAGGTTGATCAGTTGGTTAGGGCGGGCATCGCTCATCATCTTCATACTGGCTTTCATGATCTTCGTCAGCGCAATTTCTCTCGGTACATTTTCCAACATCTAAGTGTGCCCTGATAAAATGTCCactgtttttgaactctgaacaATGTTAACATAACCTGCTTTGCAATCTTCAGGTGGGGTTGGTATCTCGAACATGATTCACAAGATTGAGCAACATGAGTACATGGGGTTTGAGAACCTCTGCAAGTATGATGCATAGGATGCAAGCAGGCTTAAAGTTCATGTGCAGTCATTCCAGAAGGAAACCAGAATTAGATTGAAGATTCGACTCATAGGTGGTTCAGGTTTCAAATGTTTAGCCATGTAATCAGAAGGTAATCTAGCGCGCTAAAAATCGGAGGTCGCAGCTTGGGGTTAGAACTGGGCTACATGTTGGAGTGCACTTTTTTTCTGGAACTGATTTCTGAATTTTCAGTTTAAAGTCAATTCACCGTGCCTATCTCATTGTACCAATCTTGTAATAGATATAGTGAACTTGTTCTTATGCCCTGCAGAATATCATCCTAGATGTGCATTTTGTTGTTAGAAATTGTTGTCTCTACATGACATGATACTGGAAGTAGACTCAAACGCTCGGATGCACAGCGGGTGCAGAAGCACGTTTCTTCAGAATTCAACATAAGTATATCATTCATACCCACAATCCACATCACCAGACGAAATATTAAAGCGCCACTCATCACCAATAACACCGAGGCCCAATTCTTTTGCGAGAATCTAGGGGTTCTCTCACAATCTGAACCCTCTCCAGCTTCTCCCAGAATCTTTGACCCCCATTTGTTTTACAATCCTAACTAATTAGACCCTAACTAGATAGATTGTAAAACAAATGAGGCTCAAAGATTCTGGGAAAAGCTGGGGAGGGATCATATTTTGGAAGAATTCCCAGATTCTGGCAAAAGAACTGGGTCTGAGTGCTGCTGAAAACACTTGGCCTCTGTACTCCTCTCTTAATTTGGCATGGttgcttcttccagaatctttgaGCCTCATTTGTTTTACAATCCTATCTAGCTTGTAAAACAAATGAGGCTCAAAGATTCTGGAAAAAGCTGGGGAGGGATCAGATTTTGGAAGAATATTCAGATTCTGATAAAAGAACAGGGCGTGTTTGGTTCCTTGGGTAGCTACAGGCTGCATTGCATCAGGGGTCCTGGATGAGCATGGCCTGGTTGGGCTGATGCAAGCAGGAGTAGAGATGGGTAGATGGGTGTTTGGTTCAGTTGCATCAGATGGCTGCAGCTCCTacatatttttctgaattttgctGAAATCGAGGTGACGAAGACGGCTCCAGACGGCGAAATCCGACGTGCGGCAGCGCTAGGCGGCCGAATCTGGCGTGGGGCGGCTTgacgagggcggcggcggtgcttggtcgaggacggcggcggcgcatGGTCGAGGACGACGGCGCTAGGCGGCCGGATCTGGCGTGGGGCGGCTTgacgagggcggcggcggtgcttggtcgaggacggcggcggcgcatGGTCGAGGACGACGCCGTTTGATcaagaacggcggcggcggcgcttgaTGGTGGCGACGAAGCTTCGTCGAGGATGAATGAGGAGGGCGGCGACGGAGCTCGGTGGAGGACGGCAACGGGGCTCGATGGAGGACGGCGGTGGAGCTCGATGGAGGAGGAACAAGGACGGCGGTGGAGCTCGATGGAAAAGGAAGGAAAGAACGAGGCAACGACCTGCATGCGAGCTACGCAAGAAACTTACGTTTCCCTCAGCCTGGCTGAGAGGCCTACTTTTGCATCCAGCGGACCAGGCTCAAAAGACCATGCAGTGTACCAAACATCTGATTTTTGCAGGAAACATGCAGTGCGGGGAACCAAACACCCCCCTGTACTCCTCTCTTAATTTGGCATGGTTGCGCTTACATCCTTCCAGAACATTTCAGCATCATCAGATATCTTGTAATAATGTAACTACTGCCGCCCTAAGATCTTTTGGTCATGATTTCCTACATATCACATTTCTCAATTTGCATTCTCAAAGGAGGCAATGCATGGGCATGGCAACACGGCAAAGAGTGCCAATTTGATGCATTATAGGAAACTCAAACAGATATCATTGTAACTAACAGATGTTACATTCTCCTTTTTCCTTTCTGAAATGTATTGCCATACTTCAACTTATATCCTTGTAACAAAACATCAACGCACCATTCTGAAGTTTCTAACCCATACCGAAGATTTCTAAGAAGACTCATGTTTACAGTAGCACCAATTTAGGGGATGCTATGAACAACTTTATCTAAATCGTCGGAAGACAGTCGAGATAGAAGAGAACATCGTATGCTAAAGATAGAGGGGAAACTGTAAGCTGACAGTTACTAGAAGCATGCTTGAAATCATTAATCAACCATGCTCCTGTTACCATGACACTCGAGCAAGGCGTTGTTTTTAGCATCTGAAGTGATTTACAGTTTTTTACATGAATAGATCATTGTGCGGCTGCCCTTCAACTGTCTTGGACCAGGTTGGTTGGCTCACTCAAAACATACTTGGGCAGTTCATATTTAGCACCTGAAATGTTAATAGCTATGGTAAACTACCTGAACCAAAGTTGAAAGAGTGGGAAAAAAAGGGAATCAGATGAAAAATCAACCTCTTTCATCATAGCATAGAGTCAGGTCAGCATTTGAAACAATCACGCCCGCACTTTCCACAATTGCCTGTGCAAGGGCTACATCAGCCTCTGACGCAGCACGAAGGGCATCCCAAATTTCTGTAGAAGGCTTAAATGGTTAGTGCAAGGATTGTGCAAATGAGCAGCTAAGAGTACTATACATAGCACAAAAAGAAAGTGTAGATCAAATAATAATCTAAAAGGAAGCAAAATTATGTAAAGACACACGACAGAAGCAGAAGAGCGAGAAGTACCCTTCCGACCACCATAGTGAGGAGCTGTGTCCCAAAACTCATCACGCATCTGCCTGAGCTGGGCAATTGTGATCGGCTGGGGGTGCTTCCAGGGCTTAGGCTTCCTGACTTTCTTCGTAGCTTCTGCATAATTGAAAAATAAGCCACATTGTATGAGATGACCAGTGAAGCCTGAATACGTATTCACAGTTAAAAGATATTAGAGTAAATTCAGTGCAAGACAAAAGACAAACAGCGCCAGTTTTTTCGCTCTCAAAAACTCATCTCTATGTAACAGGAACATCCTTGTACAACTTACCATTCGATGAAAAGTTTACCTTTAAATTTTAAGGCATCTTTCCTAGCCTTTTTCTCATTGCCTTATGTGTCTACCACAAATATACACATTACATATGGCGAGTAGAATATTTTTACCACCAACAAACTAACTTATAGGGACTAAATAAGTAAATAACATAAATCAAAATTAATCTGTGCCAACAACTCACAGTTGCAATTAATCAAATATTGAGTGGACACAATATTTGATCCATGCTATGTACATGAGATGACTAAAACACACATATGTATATAATTATGTTATTTCATCTAATTATTCAAGATTAGACATTGTCAATGAGTAGTCAGGCATGTATTTAATAGATCTATGTGAGGTCATCAACTATCTAAAATACTGGCAAGTGGCAAGAACTAAAAATTCCACAAATTACTGTGTACCATTTTCAACAGACACAATATGATGCACCAGGACTTATATAATACTACCATCATGTTCCAAACGTCACTTGCTTCTTCTTTATCAAATACCAAGCCCCACAGAATTGTTCAAAACATAATAGTACTCTTAGCAGTTTTGCACAACCTAGTCCTTGTGGATACATTTTGTCAGGCTCCAAGCTGATTAGGCTAACTAAATAACCACCCATATTCTTCAATAAACGTTGACACCATTATGAGTTTACCAGACACTAAGCTATTACTTCTAGCTGAATACATAAAATGCAACTCTACTCAACTGTAATGAACAAGGAAACAAATCCTGTATAGTTACAGCTTTTAGTATCCAAACTTGCACAAAGGCATGCCTCTCGTTTCAGGATTCAGGACAATAGAACAGGATAAAATATATAGCATTCCCTCATGCATTGTCATAATAAACAACCACTACATATCACAAAAGTAAAGCAGAAACCTTCAAAGATACAGAAAGAATGTCAATCTCACCCCAAGAATGCAACAAATGTTAAAACTATGTCTTCCTGACTGCTATTCTAACCAATTCGTTCTGTTCAGTACAATTATATGGACATAAAAATTTTGCGTCATGTAGCAAAGCATAATTGTGCATGCTGTCGGATCAAGAAACATTTGTCACACACAGGAAACTGGAGACAACAAAAAATTCTCTTCAGAAAAGACAAAAGACAGTTTGGCCATCCATGCTTAATTTGGACTACCCACAAGTTCAACAAGTCTGTCACAGCTAACAACTTTGGAAGATCCAAATCCAGTTACATCTTCATGTTGGCACACTGCCAACAACTTTGGAAGATCCAAATCCAGTTACATCTTCATGTTGGCAAACTCACTGATCATGACCTCCTCTTCACCAAACTATGATTAACGAAGTCAGAAAGTGTGTGTCCTATAACATCTTCCACACGTTATGCACACTGGGAAACACAATGTATAAGAAAGGAAAGCAATCTACACTCCTGTCGCCACTCAATAGCACAATCGAATTCAGCAACAGCACTCCCTAgttacacaaggggaagcaactcCATCTTCCCCAAGAATCCCATCCTCGCAAACTAATCATTCAACAAGGAAATCCGCACAACAAATGATCTCATTCACTTCCCCGGTGTGCATAAGTTTCACTCCTGCAGTTTTTACCGGCTAAACTCAAACCCAAATCACAACTTGACCAATAATCCCTTTCCATCAAGGCGCCACTCAAATCCCTGCCGAGCCCTTGAGCAACTACCCACACACCAGTAGCTCGACTTGGATGACCTAGCTCGATTTGGAACCAAGAATTCAGTTCCTGCCAAGCACGGCTCGACCAGGAATCCATTCCCATCACACAACTGACGACACCTACACCATCACAACGCACGCCTTCTAAAGGGACCAACAAATCTTCAAACTCCAAGAACCCAATTCCACGAGTCGCACAGAAATCTTGTCGCAAGAGCCCGATCCTAACCGGGCGGATCAAGCAGAAAGCGAAGAACAGGAAGGGAAATCTGAGGGTTTGGGTGCTTGGATCGTGGAATCTTACCGCCTCCGGCGGCTCCGGCGCCCTTGGGGGTGGATCCTACGCAGCCCATGAGAATCCTGCTTCTCGGTGGTGAAGCCGTGGTGGACTGGAGGGCTTTGGGGGAGGCAGCCCTGGCTTCCGAGCTTCTACGGAAGAAAGGAACAGAAAGCACCGGTGGTTTACTGTATATATCCCCTTTCCTAAGCTCTCCTGTCTTCGTTTATACAGGAGTATGATTTTACTTTATTAAATCACACCTTGCTTATATCAGAGGAGAGAACATCGGATACAACACCACAATAATAGAGTAACTAAACCCATTAACACAAAAATGACCCTAGAAAAACAGAGCTTGCAATATGACTCGAAATTCTTGCTCGGTAAGAACGCCGCAAGATATCCAATACGGCTTTGTATTTGTCTGTTCGTTTTTTCGTAAactagaagcaaattaaggagcttTGCGGGGGTACGGAACGTCGTCATGTAGGACCCTAACACCCTCGGTCTATCGAAAACTGAAATAGAGCCTAAGTATTCAGAACGGTCCGCATTATTTCGGTGTCAAAAAACAACCTCCTTCTCTTCGCTCACAGCACTATCGCCATCCACCCATTCTGTGCTTTTCTTTTTCCGCCTCGCATGGACCCATCCAAAAAGTTATTGAAGCCAATGGAGGTGAAGGATGTGAAGAAGGTGCCCGCCTTGAAAATCAACTCAGCGGCATGACAAGCCCACCGCCTCAAAGGAGTGCTATAAAGAGAAGTGGTATATTTGCCAATCCAAGACCATACCCTCACGTACTTACAAGTTCGTAATATTACTTACCGAACATACCATCCTTTAATCTTTTGTTCTCTTCGGTGGCGTGTGTCAGCTGAGTCTTTAAACTCTAAATTTGGCtaatttgttcttgtttttccgccTCAAGTCTTTTGTTTTCATCAATACTTCAGAATAATGAACGACAACTGGCATCTTTCTGTGATTCGGCAACTGACCTATAGACCAGGCCGCTTCCAGGTCTCTTAGCAACTGACCTATATACCCGGCTGCTATAAAGTACACTTTCGTTTAGAAGGATAAGAGGGCaattgtgaacatttttgaaagtaaATTTCTCACCATGTGCTTCTCGTGTGAAACTTTTATACTTGCTCCAGTTCGGCCTTCACAGCCTTGAGTTGTGTTCGGTGCATCTCAAGGTCTTCGg
This region includes:
- the LOC123398058 gene encoding ubiquitin domain-containing protein 2-like; translation: MGCVGSTPKGAGAAGGEATKKVRKPKPWKHPQPITIAQLRQMRDEFWDTAPHYGGRKEIWDALRAASEADVALAQAIVESAGVIVSNADLTLCYDERGAKYELPKYVLSEPTNLVQDS